CGATGCGGGCCGCGTCGTCCAGGGGCCAGCGGTAGACCCCCGTGGAGATCGCCGGGAACGCGACCGTCTCCGCGCCCAGCTCCGCCGCCACCCGCAGCGAGCTGCGATAACACTGCGCGAGCAGCCCGCCGCGGTCCTCGTCGGCGGACCAGACGGGGCCCACCGTGTGGATCACATGGCGGGCGGCGAGCCGCCCCGCCGTCGTGGCGACAGCCTCCCCCGTGGCCAGGCCCCGTCCCCAGTGCGACGCGCGCAGCGCCCGGCACTCCGCCAGGATCTCCGGGCCGCCCCTGCGGTGGATCGCGCCGTCGACGCCGCCCCCGCCGAGGAGGGAGGAGTTCGCGGCGTTGACGATCGCGTCGACGGACATCTCCGTGATGTCGCCCCGGACAAGCCTGATCTCCGTCATCACCCGTCCCTCCGTCACCGTACGTCCCTCGTCATCGCACGTCCGCCTTCCGCCCTTGCACGTCGCTC
The nucleotide sequence above comes from Streptomyces clavuligerus. Encoded proteins:
- a CDS encoding O-acetyl-ADP-ribose deacetylase, with product MTEIRLVRGDITEMSVDAIVNAANSSLLGGGGVDGAIHRRGGPEILAECRALRASHWGRGLATGEAVATTAGRLAARHVIHTVGPVWSADEDRGGLLAQCYRSSLRVAAELGAETVAFPAISTGVYRWPLDDAARIALGTVAESAAPPVRTVWFVLFDAPAYAAFAAVHTR